A single region of the Halorubrum depositum genome encodes:
- the argH gene encoding argininosuccinate lyase translates to MDDDPGAAADADANAGDEGSESGTAVRRDRFSGGPAREFLSSLAADAAIFEADLAVDRAHTVMLAEQGIVDGAVAGEILAALDDVEAAGHGDLSDGEDVHEAIETAVIDRIGPDGGRMHTARSRNDEVATCIRYRLREDLLAAAEATIALREALVEIASEHTETVMPGYTHLQPAQPTTVAHYLLSYEGGVARDTERLLDAYGRVNRSPLGAAAFAGTPFDVDRDRTAELLGFDGTVRNSTDAASARDFLAEGATACATLATTLSGLAEDLIVFSNKGFVELSDAYSSTSSIMPQKKNPDTLELTRGVAGDAIGEATGTLSLLKGLPRAYNRDLQRAHAGVFEIADDVREATEVAAGAVATADWDEAALADAAGDGFSTATGVADLLATGGMPFRTAHEIVATAAETVSDADSPAAAAAKVDEAARNVTGEPLSAYVSREDVESALDPAASVASRDSAGGPAPEAVAEELVVVESEIEEDRGALAAERGALAAASEALDAEVDRYV, encoded by the coding sequence ATGGACGACGATCCCGGCGCGGCGGCGGACGCCGACGCGAACGCGGGCGACGAGGGGAGCGAGAGCGGCACCGCCGTGCGCCGCGACCGCTTCAGCGGCGGCCCCGCCCGCGAGTTCCTGTCGAGCCTCGCGGCCGACGCGGCCATCTTCGAGGCCGACCTCGCGGTCGACCGCGCGCACACGGTGATGCTCGCCGAACAAGGGATCGTCGACGGCGCGGTCGCGGGCGAGATCCTCGCGGCGCTCGACGACGTGGAGGCCGCAGGTCACGGCGACCTGTCCGACGGCGAGGACGTCCACGAGGCGATCGAGACGGCCGTCATCGACCGGATCGGGCCGGACGGCGGACGTATGCACACCGCCCGCTCGCGCAACGACGAGGTGGCGACCTGCATCCGGTACCGGCTGCGCGAGGACCTGCTCGCGGCCGCCGAGGCGACGATCGCGCTCCGCGAGGCCCTCGTCGAGATCGCGAGCGAGCACACCGAGACCGTGATGCCCGGCTACACGCACCTCCAGCCGGCCCAGCCGACGACGGTCGCGCACTACCTGCTCTCCTACGAGGGCGGCGTCGCCCGCGACACCGAGCGCCTGCTCGACGCGTACGGGCGCGTCAACCGGTCGCCGCTCGGCGCGGCCGCGTTCGCGGGGACGCCGTTCGACGTCGACCGCGACCGCACCGCCGAGCTGCTCGGGTTCGACGGGACGGTCCGGAACTCCACGGACGCGGCGTCGGCGCGCGACTTCCTCGCGGAGGGGGCGACCGCGTGCGCGACGCTCGCGACGACGCTGTCGGGGCTCGCGGAGGACCTAATCGTCTTCTCGAACAAGGGGTTCGTGGAGCTGTCGGACGCGTACTCGTCCACCTCCTCGATCATGCCCCAGAAGAAGAACCCCGACACGCTGGAGCTGACCCGCGGCGTCGCCGGCGACGCGATCGGCGAGGCGACGGGGACGCTGAGCCTGCTGAAGGGGCTCCCGCGCGCGTACAACCGCGACCTCCAGCGCGCTCACGCGGGCGTGTTCGAGATCGCCGACGACGTGCGGGAGGCGACGGAGGTCGCCGCCGGCGCGGTCGCGACCGCCGACTGGGACGAGGCGGCGCTCGCGGACGCCGCGGGCGACGGGTTCTCGACGGCGACGGGCGTCGCCGACCTGCTCGCGACGGGCGGGATGCCCTTCCGGACGGCCCACGAGATCGTCGCGACGGCCGCGGAGACGGTCTCGGACGCCGATTCCCCGGCCGCGGCGGCCGCAAAAGTTGACGAGGCCGCTCGGAACGTGACCGGCGAGCCCCTCTCCGCGTACGTGAGCCGCGAGGACGTGGAGTCGGCGCTCGATCCGGCCGCCAGCGTGGCGAGCCGCGACTCCGCCGGGGGGCCGGCCCCCGAAGCGGTCGCCGAGGAACTCGTCGTCGTCGAGTCGGAGATCGAGGAGGACCGCGGTGCGCTGGCGGCGGAGCGCGGCGCGCTCGCCGCCGCGAGCGAGGCACTGGATGCGGAGGTCGATCGCTATGTCTGA